The stretch of DNA TgtaattatgttatatgtacacttgtatttgtatattttcgAATTTCCTAAACTCAGACATAATAGAGTGATGGAATATAACTGTTTTCCTCGTCGTTTCTATAAGGGaacatttatgttttgtattatttaatattttccaCATTTTGTAAATGACTTATTTTCCGAACGTcttataatattttgaaaacaattaacaaaaaatgaaatcttttcATTCCCATATCTATATAATTCTATCATAATCATATGTCCTATCTTCAAtttgataaatgtatttaaaaaaattctcttttgtatatacattattatcaatatctatGTTTATCCcaatatattgatttattatttcCTTTTCCAGTTACGGCGGCGACCCCTCCCTCCCGGATTCTGCTACGTCTGTAGTCGACTGGACCCTAACGCCCGACACAAGGCCCCTAATGGATACCTCTTCGCCAAAGGTTTCTTTGCCTACTGTGAGCACATGCAACCACCCCGACCCCCGTATCCCACCTTTATTGAGGATGATAAGGATATCGATATCCCGGTACTACCCCCGGAGTACATGGCCAACAGGTCTCCAGGTCAGCCGCCGTCACCCAGACAACCGTCTAGTAACCAAAACCTAAATATCAGTGTTACAATCAAGAACAAGAACTCACCGTCACCGGATCAGAAATATAGTAAGAAGTATTTTGACACGTCTGTTCTCAACGGTGTGGATGATTACGACTATGACTACGAGGACGATAGGTACAGACTTCCGCCTGTGTTTGATAAAGACAGTCCCGAGAATGGTAAACATTTGTTACACGCTAGTGATAAAACGTTCGCAGAAGCTGGTGGATACAACGAGGACGCTCATACCATTCTGTCAGACGACGACTTTAAAGTTCCACATTTACCGTCGCTGTCTAACAGTCGGAACGTCACTTCACATCACGATGACTACAGACACGACCAGACGTCAAGGTCACCAGGACGCTCTACAAAGGTCAAGCAAGTGGTGAAGAAGAGGAAGACCAAACGGGACATCGACAGGTCGGCAAAATCTCATCCAGATGAAATGTCACAACACACAGAGCAGAACGACGAGGAAGAGGAAGGTATACTGAAATACAACCATAGGGACGAGTTTTCGTCTCTTCCAAACGAAGGACTAGAAATGGCACCATCTCGTGATAATTCAAAGTTAAATTCAGCAAAAACTGACTTGTCCGGTGCGCCGGAAATTGGACATGGTGGACCGGAAGTGAGCTTTGGTGATAGGAGGAGATCTCACCAAGAAAATCCTCCATCCATGACCATACAGAAAATCGGATCGCCCGAACTTTGGTGCGAGTGTACCGACCTTGAACTAGGCTCAATGAAATGTGATGAGTGCGCTGCTATTGGTGGCCACGAGAACTGGTGTACGTACGCGCGTTCGGGATCGCGTCACGGTAAATGTCCGAAATGTGGAAAGCACGTGCGTAAGACGAAGTCGCTTACGTCTCAGGACTTGAAAAAGGACATGAAACGGAAACTCAGTTTTACACGTAGAATGTCAAAAATGACAACAAGATCAGACGATTCTGATATTTCACGAAAACGACCACTTAGCGATACGCCATTAACGACAGCTAAACCTACTGGTCTGCACGTGCGCTTCGAGGATGATAAGGATGGGACACACGCGGAAAAGCACGTGGATAGGTTACGGAGTAAAACTGTTACGGACGAGGACTACAAAAAGTATGACAAAGCGTATCAGGACTTTGTCTATAACCGTGAAGGATGGACCGAACAGTCGGATTACTCTGATGACGAGGATTTCGACGACTACCCACCAAAAGTACATCCGCGTGTTGATCCAAACATACACAGGGATGCCTACTATCGCGCTATAGCGGCCAGGAGCCTGGAGAAACTCAAAAAGCTTAACGAGGTGGATGAAAAATTCGCCGCCGATAGAATAAGTAAACCTCATGTGTTTTCCTACTTTAAACTTCGTCCTCATCAAAAGAACGCCCTGCCAGGTGGGCCTGATAACATAGGCATTCTACCGTCTGAATCAGCCAATGTGCGGCCGCGTAAAGCCATGCAGCATATATTCGGGAAAATCAAAGTAGACGACTTTTATCCTGGaggaaaaagaaacaaatcGCAAGTATCTGTATCGTATTCTAAAGAGAAAAACAAGCAGACCATGCCAATCAACAAATGGACCCGAGGTGGTATAAATGGGTGATCTTTAGAATCTTACTATTAGCGCGTATCTGAATCAAATGAGTATTTAAAGTCAGGACAAATGCtcttttatataattttgtcgATGGGTGTTCGTCTGGCTCGATGAAATATTCGACTGACAGAGTATCATGGATCTATCGTAGTAATACTACAAACAGTCAAAATTCCTAGTTTATATTCCGTTGGAATACCCAGTCTAAACAGACGTAACGTTAGTTTTCTAATACGTTGGTTTTAAGATACCAAACAACGTGGGCAAATAACAAGCTACCGTGGATTAGTCACATCTTACGGTGAAAGAAACGTCACAATCTGTGGTTAATAGTACTTTACCCGGTGTCTCGAACCCGACGTTTTGGATCACTGACTTCTATAGATCATATCGTGATTACAGTTGTTGATTATATCTAAGTGTGAAGAGCATATGTATAAAACTGAGGATTTAAGGCCATGTGTCTCCGATTGTCGTATGATCAAACGTGATGTATGGTAAATGAGTGACTGTCAAATGAGAGCGATATATCAACACTTGCTGAAATTGTACTTTGAATTTGTAATCTCTATATTTCATTGTCAAACTGAAGATATCGAGACGACAAACCTGGATTGTTGATTTATCAAGTGTTTGGGTGCTCAAATGTCAAATTACATGTTTAGCGCGACAAATATCCACAATACTTTTGACTTTAAACTtatcatttaagatcctatCGAATTATAATATCCCGATAACGTGctatattgtgttgtgtgtctttatatacaaatgggatgcaatatatattgtatatcttATAATTATTTACCATGGGCTAGATGGTTTCATTCAATATTCGTTATATGCATGTTTTAAAATCTCTGTTTTTATTTAAGTGTTACAAAATCGGTTTGATAAGTGATCCAGCGAAATAAAATGGTGTTTTCCTACCTAATAACCGAGTTCGTATTATCATACTAGAACATAATGCAGTAAATGTCctcaatataattaaaatacaacTGGAAAAACTTCAATTCTCTAAATCAAAGATAGTCTTCTTTTCTTATCTATCCTAAATTGTAATTTACTAATCAGATGAACATAAATATTTTCGTTCGATAGAGGATTCGACAACATACCATAAgaggtcacgttctggtgacctttatacctcCCTGTACTTCAGATCACATATTTTTTCTCACCTAGCTATGTCCCTAAAAGTTGCTGGTAGAAACAATGTGATTAGCCAATCCGAACAGTCACCAGAACATgtcccctaatgggatgttgtcagatcattTATTGAGAATAAGgataattgtttttatcagattgtCTAACTATaagttattttgataaatttgtcTAAATTTGTCTCTGTTATGTTGAATatagttttattgttatataacgTTCTAACTAACTCAAAGTTCCGATAAACACTCGTCTAGATTTCACTATCACTAAGGTTGATGCTGCAAAATATGATGATTACACGTATGTATGCATCTTTTAAACATCTATCATAGGGTGTTtcgttttgtattttgtataataAGATGCATTTGATGTTTTTCAATTTGTTACTCAGCATAAATTTAAGCGACACAAAAGATCTGGATATAATGAATATTTCCATTgctaatgaaataaaatacaatatagaCCTTTTGTACAAGGTCAACATTCTATGACAGAATAAAACATTATGTATATCAAACACGCTAAAGCGAGGgggaaatattataaatatccaATGTATGTTACCAGTGTTAATCCACCGTTTACCATTAAACAGGTAGCATACATATGAGTGAACTTCATAGTTGTTCAAAGGGGTATAATCCAGTATATTCATAGTCGATTATAGATAAAATAAACATTCAGTAAGTAATAGGATAATAGCTCACTGTTAGCGTAAACAAGAGGTGAATTAGGGAAATGATGAAGTCTTGTTGACCAATGAGCTTTAGTGATTTAAAAAGTTGGCGTTTATTTTGaaagtttcttttaaaaaacaacaaaatttcacttaataattaaaaaatgattgCGTGTTTTAATGTGAATACAAAGAGTGTCTCcctatattttatttgtatatcaattcaattttattaatCATGAAAAATGTAAAGCATATTAAGGAATGCTTAATATAAAACACCCCAaattaactttatatatatatttggctGTTTTCATCTTTGAGACACAGACTTCTATAGTATTTAGTGACAATTGTTCTTTAAAGAAAATGTCTTTAATagtaacataaaataaaaataaattagatatgaCACTTTCATCAACATTAcatcatttaataaattattacCAATGTCTTAAGTCGTTATtcgtatatataatttaattttaattgtacatagCAACTCCAATAGCTTATATGTGATTATTTCTTAAAGGAAAAGGTCCAACCATTTAAATGGAATTACAACGACAAAGATCAAATTATAaggataaaatataaatttatgttTTGGAGATGTAACACGGACATCTGAGTGTACTGTCATCACAAACCGCCTTGATCCAGTTTATTTATAGTACATTcagatttttatttcatatctcaataaaataaatatatatttaaattaatctTACAATAACTCCATACACTTGGTCGAAGTATTTTAAGCCTTACATTTAGGAGAATCGGCCACTACACGTGACTGATTATCAACCACAAAGCTGCTGGTATACTGAGACAGCGAAGGAGGGGtgtaaaacataaacaaacgaCAACAATACAGTAATATCTCTTTGCTGGGTGTTCTCccttgtttttcattttttcgaAATATCGTATCGCCGGTTATTTTCGCTGGGGTGTGATCTGGAACATTTGATCCACAAAGAAATTAAGATAtggatgagttatatacacacaCTTACAGCCAAGTCGCAAAATCTTCAAACCGTTAAAATGAATTCTCTCGTTTTCAgtttaaaaatcacaaaattttgaCCCGCGAAAATCGCCGGCTATACAGTAGTAGTTTGTTTACTAGTAAATGGACTTTACTATCTGTATAAAGTGGTGATGTTTAAATCGTGATAGCTAAAAACATGCACCAGACAAAACACATCATCAATGTTTAATTACATAAATGATCACTGTGGTGTCATAAGTATCCGTAAAATACATGTGAATGTTATGTAGAGGATGATCAGTACATTGTATTGATGAGTCTGTCAGAAGACATTCCATATATGACCTTTCAACTATCTAACAACATACTCTTGAAAAAAGACATCATCGATGTATAATTTCATTAACTTGCTGAAGTGTCCTAAGCCTTTATCTTTATGAGTAATTGGAGAGCACCAAACACCACTTGTTAAAAGATGTTAAATCCACAAACATAAGATCTGAGTCATATGAATAATGAGGATACGTTGTACATTGTTTAAATCTCCTCGGTGTGAAACCTCTGTGTACATCAGAGCGGGTGTACCTCGTCAATGGGTAAACCCGCTCTGATGTACACAGAGGTT from Argopecten irradians isolate NY chromosome 15, Ai_NY, whole genome shotgun sequence encodes:
- the LOC138309533 gene encoding uncharacterized protein isoform X4; amino-acid sequence: MQPPRPPYPTFIEDDKDIDIPVLPPEYMANRSPGQPPSPRQPSSNQNLNISVTIKNKNSPSPDQKYSKKYFDTSVLNGVDDYDYDYEDDRYRLPPVFDKDSPENGKHLLHASDKTFAEAGGYNEDAHTILSDDDFKVPHLPSLSNSRNVTSHHDDYRHDQTSRSPGRSTKVKQVVKKRKTKRDIDRSAKSHPDEMSQHTEQNDEEEEGILKYNHRDEFSSLPNEGLEMAPSRDNSKLNSAKTDLSGAPEIGHGGPEVSFGDRRRSHQENPPSMTIQKIGSPELWCECTDLELGSMKCDECAAIGGHENWCTYARSGSRHGKCPKCGKHVRKTKSLTSQDLKKDMKRKLSFTRRMSKMTTRSDDSDISRKRPLSDTPLTTAKPTGLHVRFEDDKDGTHAEKHVDRLRSKTVTDEDYKKYDKAYQDFVYNREGWTEQSDYSDDEDFDDYPPKVHPRVDPNIHRDAYYRAIAARSLEKLKKLNEVDEKFAADRISKPHVFSYFKLRPHQKNALPGGPDNIGILPSESANVRPRKAMQHIFGKIKVDDFYPGGKRNKSQVSVSYSKEKNKQTMPINKWTRGGING
- the LOC138309533 gene encoding uncharacterized protein isoform X3, with the protein product MDGFMDSYITRNYCLFGHRIKPKPHQQLRRRPLPPGFCYVCSRLDPNARHKAPNGYLFAKGFFAYCEHMQPPRPPYPTFIEDDKDIDIPVLPPEYMANRSPGQPPSPRQPSSNQNLNISVTIKNKNSPSPDQKYSKKYFDTSVLNGVDDYDYDYEDDRYRLPPVFDKDSPENGKHLLHASDKTFAEAGGYNEDAHTILSDDDFKVPHLPSLSNSRNVTSHHDDYRHDQTSRSPGRSTKVKQVVKKRKTKRDIDRSAKSHPDEMSQHTEQNDEEEEGILKYNHRDEFSSLPNEGLEMAPSRDNSKLNSAKTDLSGAPEIGHGGPEVSFGDRRRSHQENPPSMTIQKIGSPELWCECTDLELGSMKCDECAAIGGHENWCTYARSGSRHGKCPKCGKHVRKTKSLTSQDLKKDMKRKLSFTRRMSKMTTRSDDSDISRKRPLSDTPLTTAKPTGLHVRFEDDKDGTHAEKHVDRLRSKTVTDEDYKKYDKAYQDFVYNREGWTEQSDYSDDEDFDDYPPKVHPRVDPNIHRDAYYRAIAARSLEKLKKLNEVDEKFAADRISKPHVFSYFKLRPHQKNALPGGPDNIGILPSESANVRPRKAMQHIFGKIKVDDFYPGGKRNKSQVSVSYSKEKNKQTMPINKWTRGGING
- the LOC138309533 gene encoding uncharacterized protein isoform X2 gives rise to the protein MTLYLGYGTRKPVNLSILEMVGILNERYPGDLRRRPLPPGFCYVCSRLDPNARHKAPNGYLFAKGFFAYCEHMQPPRPPYPTFIEDDKDIDIPVLPPEYMANRSPGQPPSPRQPSSNQNLNISVTIKNKNSPSPDQKYSKKYFDTSVLNGVDDYDYDYEDDRYRLPPVFDKDSPENGKHLLHASDKTFAEAGGYNEDAHTILSDDDFKVPHLPSLSNSRNVTSHHDDYRHDQTSRSPGRSTKVKQVVKKRKTKRDIDRSAKSHPDEMSQHTEQNDEEEEGILKYNHRDEFSSLPNEGLEMAPSRDNSKLNSAKTDLSGAPEIGHGGPEVSFGDRRRSHQENPPSMTIQKIGSPELWCECTDLELGSMKCDECAAIGGHENWCTYARSGSRHGKCPKCGKHVRKTKSLTSQDLKKDMKRKLSFTRRMSKMTTRSDDSDISRKRPLSDTPLTTAKPTGLHVRFEDDKDGTHAEKHVDRLRSKTVTDEDYKKYDKAYQDFVYNREGWTEQSDYSDDEDFDDYPPKVHPRVDPNIHRDAYYRAIAARSLEKLKKLNEVDEKFAADRISKPHVFSYFKLRPHQKNALPGGPDNIGILPSESANVRPRKAMQHIFGKIKVDDFYPGGKRNKSQVSVSYSKEKNKQTMPINKWTRGGING
- the LOC138309533 gene encoding uncharacterized protein isoform X1 gives rise to the protein MAVSVSLNLRDIRKTQSRVKCLIQVNEVNNVQQYPLRRRPLPPGFCYVCSRLDPNARHKAPNGYLFAKGFFAYCEHMQPPRPPYPTFIEDDKDIDIPVLPPEYMANRSPGQPPSPRQPSSNQNLNISVTIKNKNSPSPDQKYSKKYFDTSVLNGVDDYDYDYEDDRYRLPPVFDKDSPENGKHLLHASDKTFAEAGGYNEDAHTILSDDDFKVPHLPSLSNSRNVTSHHDDYRHDQTSRSPGRSTKVKQVVKKRKTKRDIDRSAKSHPDEMSQHTEQNDEEEEGILKYNHRDEFSSLPNEGLEMAPSRDNSKLNSAKTDLSGAPEIGHGGPEVSFGDRRRSHQENPPSMTIQKIGSPELWCECTDLELGSMKCDECAAIGGHENWCTYARSGSRHGKCPKCGKHVRKTKSLTSQDLKKDMKRKLSFTRRMSKMTTRSDDSDISRKRPLSDTPLTTAKPTGLHVRFEDDKDGTHAEKHVDRLRSKTVTDEDYKKYDKAYQDFVYNREGWTEQSDYSDDEDFDDYPPKVHPRVDPNIHRDAYYRAIAARSLEKLKKLNEVDEKFAADRISKPHVFSYFKLRPHQKNALPGGPDNIGILPSESANVRPRKAMQHIFGKIKVDDFYPGGKRNKSQVSVSYSKEKNKQTMPINKWTRGGING